GCTATTTCGATTCGCTGTCGCGCTGGGCGAAGCAGCCCAAGCCGCCGCTGCGCTCGCTGCGCCGCGCGCTCAAGACGTGGAGCGAGCCGCAAGGCACCGTGCGCTGGCTGTTCGGCGGCCCCACGCGGCGGCTGTCGCCGTGGGCGCGCGCGGTCAAGCGAGACATGGAGGCCGGGCGCGAGATCGGGCTGATCGCGGCCTATTTCGCGCCGAGCCCGGGCATGCTCAAGCGGCTCGACCGGGCGGGTATGCGCGGGCGGGTGCGGATAGTGCTGGCATCCAAGAACGACCATGGCGCGGCGATCTGGGCATCGCGCTTCACCTACGCGGGGCTGCTGCGCAAGCGCGTGGAGATTTACGAATATCAGCCGACCAAATTGCACACCAAGCTCTTCCTGATCGACGATGTGGTCTATATCGGCTCGGCCAATTACGACGTGCGCAGCCTGTTCCTCAATCTCGAGATGATGCTGCGGATCGACGATGCCGGCTTCGCCGCGCACGTGCGCGACTATTTCGATGGCGAGGTCGCCGATTCGGAAGCGATCACGCCCGAGCTGTACGCATCGCGCAGCGGATGGTGGACGCGGACCAAGCAGGCGGCGGCGTTCTTCGTGATGACCGTGCTCGATTATAACGTCACGCGCCGACTCAATTTCGGCCCGGAGCGGCGATAACGAGTCCGCTTGGCGGCGAGCCGGTTTCGGTTTCCCCCCTGCCATCGATCGGTTACGTTCGGATATGGTAAAATCGATCACGAAGAAGGCGCGGTCCGCGCTGCGCGATTTCCTGCGGAACGAGGCGGCGGGCGGCATCGTGTTGATGGCGGCGGCGGCGCTCGCGCTGGTGATGGCCAATTCCCCGCTCGGCGAAGGCTATTTCCACCTGCTCCACTTGCGCACCGGCCCGGTGCTCGCGCCCGCGATCGGGCCGATGACGGTGCATCTGTGGATCAACGATGCGCTGATGAGTCTGTTCTTCCTCTACGTCGGGCTGGAGATCAAACGCGAACTGATCGACGGGCGATTGAGCAGTCCGGCGCGTCGCCGGTTGCCGGTGATCGCGGCGGCCGCGGGCATGCTGGTGCCAGCCTTGGTGTTCCTCGCCGTGACGCGCGGCGACGCGGCGCTACGCCCCGGCTGGGCGATTCCGGCCGCGACCGACATCGCCTTCGCGATCGGCGTGATGGCGTTGCTCGGCAAGCGCGTGCCGCCCTCGCTCAAGCTG
This genomic stretch from Sphingomonas panacis harbors:
- a CDS encoding phospholipase D-like domain-containing protein; this encodes MDRPAPQPVFTVDGNRLRMLVNGPERLETLVALIDEAQATLRMLYYIYVDDRAGEAVRDALIRAAMRGVRVSLIVDGLGSEHAEQRHFFDPMRDAGVTVCRFVPRWGRRYLLRNHQKLALADGERADTARAIIGGFNVEDGYFGTPAEQAWRDLGLLVEGDAAHRITGYFDSLSRWAKQPKPPLRSLRRALKTWSEPQGTVRWLFGGPTRRLSPWARAVKRDMEAGREIGLIAAYFAPSPGMLKRLDRAGMRGRVRIVLASKNDHGAAIWASRFTYAGLLRKRVEIYEYQPTKLHTKLFLIDDVVYIGSANYDVRSLFLNLEMMLRIDDAGFAAHVRDYFDGEVADSEAITPELYASRSGWWTRTKQAAAFFVMTVLDYNVTRRLNFGPERR